From the genome of Branchiostoma floridae strain S238N-H82 chromosome 8, Bfl_VNyyK, whole genome shotgun sequence:
TGAGTCCCCGAGTTACAGAGCAAGATGCTAGTGGCGTAATCCCAGACAATTTCTTTTACATCACATGATCACAAGATAtttgccaccaaaatatcaaaaccgccaccaaaatatcaaaaccataacatgtccaggtcaaaagatacaaaaaccggaagttctgctgcagtaataGTCATCATACTAGTGGGTTTGATAACTTTGATTGCCTTTGTGTCAGTGATCTGGTCATTGCAGGTCAGCTAATGCAATCGACTGTGCAGCCACAAAATAGATAATCTTCCAACAAACTGAAATTGAAACACTAAAGTTAACACATGTATCTTGCAGAGAGAACACATCTGACTAGACGTCACTACATTGGAAGTTTTGGTCATTCAATAGGTCAATAGGTGATTATAAGCCCATCCTACCTGTTCATCTCCAAGCATTCTGAAATGATGCACCTCCTTAATCAGGGAGTTGTCACAGCCACCTGCACGAGTTGAAAGTTTTGTTAAACTATAGAATCCAAAATGCAGTTATTTTGCCACTTTCAAAGCTCATGCATTGTCAAACAACATCATTGATGATGACCTGACCATTGTTGGGAgcttaacgttacatgacatTCCCGACTGTGTGTTAAACTTGTTGACTTGGGCTTATTCATCAGCATCAATGTTATCAATGCCATGATGGAGTAATGCTATGCTCATAGGCTAATGTTTGTCCTGTTAATTGCATAGGCCAACACTAGagtgcagaaactttcgtggtggtttaatgttcgcggttttcgcggggaccgcttcaccgcaaacttaaaaccaccgcgaacatttcccatgacagtaaaagactacagtgcatggtgctaccgcgaacttaaaaccaccgcgaaaagtcctttgtacctgctaccacgaaatcaaatcccagcgaacatttacagtattatcgATCTAAAATAAGgataaacaaacacaacaaaccCGGACATGGCAGCGTGTACCCCAGTGAGGCATGTTGGACGAACTGCCTGTCGTTCAGCTTGGTGACGCAGTAGCGGGCGAAGCAGTCCAGGCACATGACGTGTCCGTCAGCGCACTCAAACACCATCACGGGGGTCCTGGGGAAAGTGTTTTGGTGAAGTTCCGTATTTAAAACCTGAGCCGACATCTTGCAGCCAAGGTAGCGTTTACCGCTTTAAGAGGAATGTTAGCAGCACTTAAGTTTTTCGTGGCTACAATGAGGCTTTTGTGAGGCATGTGAAATGGTGTATATTTTGACAATTAACAACAAATTCAGCGCATCTATACCAGAAATATATTTGAAAACGTCATAGAAACGCAAAAGTCGTCGTGGTAATTGCTGATGTGTGAGGCCAAAGAGGCCAAGATTGTGCTGATGAATGCATGCGCAACTGGTGCCTACAAAAGTCAAAGCAAgggtaacgttaacatttttttcataactgcCATGCCTCATTGTTGGGGCGCCAAACATTTCGTTTAATGaaaaaatactacatgtaaataaactatacatgtagctgtaccTGACATCAGTACAGCCGAGACAGTCCACACTCTGTGTGTTGCTCTTCACCAGAGGCAGTGCCACAGATGTGTCATCCTCAGATGTGTGGTGGTCCGCACACTTGAAGTAAAACTCCTGCGTTCGAAAACAACCAAAACGGTTTGTCCTATAGTAGTATTGAGCGGATGCATTCTGAGGAAGGCAAAATGAAGTATCGGTAGCTCATAAGCCAGAAAGATGATTTTTGCATTTTCAGCAAAATCTATAACTGCAACCATACTAACATCCGTCAAGCATACACTTTGATCTATTCCCGAAACAGTTCCAACATTTAGCAGCATAAAGCACaaaagtttaaagtttaaaactcACGGCGACGGTTCCTGGACACCCTCTGGACAGGCACCTGCCTTGGATCTTTCCGGGCACCAAAACGTCCTCCCAACAGTTTGGATCCTGAGATCaatacaatatgatatgtactATAAGTACAATCAGGGATAGTCTGGCAAGATATCCACTCCCTTTTCAGTAGCGTATTTCTACAATATATACACATTGTATCTTACACACACATATTGTTCTGACGACGAGCGTTTCTAAATCACCCAAGTCTTTCAGTGAACCCTCCGGGGTTCCAGATTTATTTCATCATGCAAAGTAGTTTGATCAGGACCATCCAGAAATGTAGCTTTAGAACGTTTTGTGTTTCCATGTCCAAATACAATCACGTTCAGATAAAATACACATTATCTGACCACATGTTGAAGCGAGGCTTACCCTGCTGAGAGTGAGGGTTGTCTGTCTGCACGTGCCACACCGGACCCTCAGCTTCCCCGGCCTCACCGCCTTACACGGCCGCTTACAGAACACGAAATAAGAGGGGAGACTGCCCGCGGCTGGGGGATATCAATAGAAAACAACCATTGTTTTGTATCATTGCATCTTTGAGCAGGTacaacttttttgtgtgttggaaataATGGTTAAAGTCCTGCTTCAGAATTTTCTAGTCATGTAAATTCTCAATAATGTACCGGTTGGTTTGTAATCTTATCACCAATATTGTACTTTGTTTCTCAAAGATTGTCATCTCTATATATATTCACCTCCTATAGATGAATTTAATTACGTGTACTTTCTAGGAGGAGATAACCCTTGTACTGTGTAAAAACAGGTAAGCAATCATAAATCAtgtcaaagaatgtttagaccttAAAATGAGTATTGTAAACGATATGTCCATTATAAGTTTTATGATAAGTGTAAACTCAAATATATATGTTGATACTTCAAGTACTTCTTTTTgttactaacgttacattagtATCTgcttgtttgtacatgtatgtagaagaccttacaaaaattttgtacttttgtgtcaATAAAAATACTGTATATGAAATCTATTTTGTTCTGCTTTATGTATACCTGTATCAGCGCCTTCAGGCCGTACGTTCAGCTGTACATCACTCAGAGACCGGGGTGCTGCAGCAGAGCTACGGGCGTCCACTGACAGCTGGGGCAGTCCGCTGATGGCGTGGATAACCGTCTGCTGACCAAGCTGACAATCCTAGTGAAGGTCAACATACAAAATGAAgaacaacatacaaaatgtggTAATTCATGCACAAGTGCATTGTGaaaacaagcgttcgcagaactcaaccttcgtgaaatgggtgagggtgtggtggtttgagggtgttttttatagacatctcaggggctagcctaacagtatatgatacgtccgactggcaaaattgtccggaattctacaggtttttttccgcgcctatgtagttgcgtcatccctttggagtggaataattgGAGTgggataaagtaccaaaatgagcaaatatatagtgttgtaggctaatgattgtacttgtacaagtgacacttgcgaggtacccaggactgtagttgtagaactTATTGGATATATAGAAGCTATTAGTGtgcttaccaactttgttgatgatgccagtctaccacactagtgtcacttttaccacaccagtacatgtcttaaaaacgggaatgaatgccttgttggctctgatgccatgttttgtccctttagttctttttacaacagtcgtcacaactttatggtgcctatttttgaaaatgtagccatcttgttatttttacctatcttgttttttttcgccctatcgcactatttttgcagtctgcagaggacgtcatccataaaatttacttgctgtggccttggtaaaaattcccggaatttacaccaagtcttacgcgcgtgcgcaattgcatcatccatttggagggtaataacatgggaagggttgacggatcgtcatgatttttgatctcAATATAACTTGGGGAatgccttctataatcaagttctattaatgcaaaccatgggctagtttgcacaatgATTAATTCGCAGCATTTCATAACTGGACtgtcaaacgtacatgtatcacatttgtcactgaaaaaaagagatattgatagatattcatagatactaaatatgcaaattgctacTTAGCTCCGCAATGTAGTACGttatatacttccaatgtgtataatggactatcgagataaaacatgtcaatattgacgacttaatacattgcatggacgtttccacaaagtaatatagttttcttgtacaaccctttaagtataatatacaactcctgcaatacagataattattttcgacttgttgcttgcaacaatgatgatgtaacattctttgtttcacaacgcagtccactacattgtgtattccatatgtctaatgtacaatccctataaacaatctcatcaatggctacaagttactgtgaaaaacaaaccctgcttttttcaacaatgtattgtaccggtagtaactgttacatgattgtacaacccttttaaaacttataatatatgcccctgtatacaatatcatcattgcaattattcttggtgtacagattatcaaatcttatgggaaacatgtacaccccaccatgtataatgtactgtccctatagtaccattttgttgttgacctttggggtcacttc
Proteins encoded in this window:
- the LOC118421822 gene encoding E3 ubiquitin-protein ligase parkin-like, whose translation is MPMGFMLTPSQQEVIPKDCQLGQQTVIHAISGLPQLSVDARSSAAAPRSLSDVQLNVRPEGADTAAGSLPSYFVFCKRPCKAVRPGKLRVRCGTCRQTTLTLSRDPNCWEDVLVPGKIQGRCLSRGCPGTVAEFYFKCADHHTSEDDTSVALPLVKSNTQSVDCLGCTDVRTPVMVFECADGHVMCLDCFARYCVTKLNDRQFVQHASLGYTLPCPGGCDNSLIKEVHHFRMLGDEQYDRYQRFGAEECVLQMGGVLCPGRGCGVGLLPEGSSNMVECVRQAGSGCGFVFCKLCKEAYHNGPCGQTAPQPSAPANNYRVDRDRARRARWERRTAATIERTTKACPGCKVRTEKNDGCMHMTCPRCGFHWCWLCEREWGRNCQDRHWFGEGR